The Scomber japonicus isolate fScoJap1 chromosome 9, fScoJap1.pri, whole genome shotgun sequence genome includes a region encoding these proteins:
- the cmklr1 gene encoding chemokine-like receptor 1, protein MEDFTYEDYGDSNATYGNYNYSYDNTTLPVVQHQSKCLKEGLCVILLVVSVVICLLGFCGNALVIWISGFKMKKTVNTTWYLSLAISDFVFCVFFPFTITDMVMEDWIFGRFMCKFASSVMFLNMFSSIFLLVIISVDRCMSVMFPVWSQNHRTVKKASIVVVIAWVLAIALSLPSMIFRDIVTYMDRTLCFNKYNSDQHSHKTVAFTRFLAGFIAPLIIIIICYSVIILKLRTSRMTKSSKPFKVMTALVAAFFLCWLPYHVFILLELNQHNHNHNSDILKIGLQVGTSVAAANSFLNPVLYVFMGNDFKQKFKSSVLSKMENAMADEGRTLSRYLSRSSSVDNRASTHI, encoded by the coding sequence ATGGAGGATTTTACATATGAAGACTACGGTGACAGTAATGCCACATATGGAAACTACAATTACAGTTACGATAATACCACTCTTCCAGTTGTACAGCATCaatcaaagtgtttaaaagAAGGCCTGTGTGTGATTTTGCTGGTGGTCAGTGTGGTCATTTGTCTGCTGGGCTTCTGCGGCAATGCTTTGGTCATCTGGATCTCTGGCTTCAAGATGAAGAAGACAGTCAACACCACCTGGTACCTGAGCCTTGCAATCTCTGACTTtgtcttctgtgtttttttcccgtTCACCATCACCGACATGGTGATGGAGGACTGGATCTTTGGACGTTTCATGTGCAAATTTGCCTCCTCAGTTATGTTCCTCAACATGTTCAGCAGTATCTTCCTCCTGGTCATCATCAGTGTCGACCGCTGTATGTCAGTCATGTTTCCAGTCTGGTCCCAGAACCACCGCACTGTGAAAAAGGCATCCATTGTTGTTGTAATAGCCTGGGTTCTCGCCATCGCACTGAGTCTTCCATCTATGATCTTTCGGGATATTGTTACTTATATGGACAGGACCCTTTGCTTTAACAAATACAATTCAGACCAGCACAGTCACAAAACTGTTGCATTTACCCGCTTCCTAGCAGGATTTATTGCCCctttgatcatcatcatcatctgctaCTCTGTCATCATCCTCAAACTTCGCACCAGCAGGATGACCAAATCCTCAAAGCCCTTCAAAGTCATGACTGCGCTCGTCGCTGCTTTCTTCCTCTGCTGGCTGCCGTACCATGTGTTCATCCTGCTTGAGCTAAACCaacacaaccacaaccacaacagtgacattttaaaaattggACTACAAGTAGGCACATCTGTAGCTGCAGCAAACAGCTTCCTCAACCCAGTGTTGTATGTTTTCATGGGCAACGATTTCAAGCAGAAGTTTAAGAGTTCGGTGCTCTCAAAGATGGAGAATGCGATGGCTGATGAAGGCCGCACCTTAAGCCGATACCTTTCCAGGTCCAGCTCCGTGGACAACAGAGCGTCTACTCACATCTAG